A single Leptolyngbya subtilissima AS-A7 DNA region contains:
- a CDS encoding metal ABC transporter ATP-binding protein — translation MAPAPYITIDHLSVNYRDVQALRNINLTLRPGKLVGVFGPNGAGKSTLIKAMLGLMPLVTGRVTYGEDTLAHQLERVAYVPQRSQIDWTFPATVWDVVMMGRVQKTGWFNRFSATSRQIAKEALERVGMAEFCDRSIGALSGGQQQRVFLARALAQEADIFCFDEPFVGVDQKTEDVIYKIFRELAAAGKIVLVVNHDLGESIMNFDQLILLNKELIATGPRDWVLTRDNMTRAYGGHVGFFGHVA, via the coding sequence ATGGCTCCTGCTCCTTACATCACCATCGACCACCTAAGCGTCAACTACCGCGACGTGCAGGCCTTGCGCAACATCAACCTTACCCTGCGCCCTGGCAAGCTGGTGGGCGTCTTTGGCCCTAACGGTGCGGGCAAAAGCACACTGATCAAAGCCATGCTAGGGCTGATGCCATTGGTTACTGGACGCGTCACCTATGGCGAGGACACCTTGGCCCACCAGCTTGAGCGGGTGGCCTACGTGCCCCAGCGATCGCAGATCGACTGGACGTTTCCCGCCACTGTTTGGGACGTAGTGATGATGGGCCGGGTGCAAAAAACTGGCTGGTTCAATCGGTTTTCAGCAACCAGCCGCCAGATTGCCAAAGAAGCCCTAGAACGGGTGGGAATGGCTGAGTTTTGCGATCGCTCCATTGGAGCCCTCTCCGGCGGGCAGCAGCAGCGGGTGTTTTTGGCCCGCGCCCTGGCCCAGGAAGCTGACATCTTTTGTTTTGACGAGCCCTTCGTCGGGGTTGATCAAAAGACTGAGGATGTGATTTACAAGATTTTCCGCGAGCTAGCCGCTGCAGGCAAAATCGTTCTAGTCGTCAACCACGACCTGGGCGAGTCGATTATGAACTTTGACCAGCTCATTCTTCTCAACAAAGAACTGATTGCCACTGGCCCCCGCGACTGGGTGCTCACCCGCGACAATATGACCCGTGCCTATGGCGGCCATGTGGGCTTCTTTGGCCATGTCGCCTGA
- a CDS encoding metal ABC transporter permease — MAAMWASLAMSPDLALLNGLTEPLQYAFMQRSLAVAIMVGIICSVVGSYLMVQRLALLGDAISHSVLPGLAIAFLLGVNIFIGAFIAGVLSTVIIGWIHTRSPIKEDAAMGLVFSAFFALGITLITTIQKDNKIDLNHFLFGNILGVTAGEVRDTAIIAALVLLVVVLLYKELLFYSFDPLGAKASGLPTGLLHAGLMVLIALTVVASMKVVGVILVLSLLIAPGATAYLLVPRLHQVMLLGAGVGVFSSVSGMYLSYYLNLPSGPAIVMVVSTLFALAFLFSPRYGVLMGPKRWPFRVSR, encoded by the coding sequence ATGGCGGCCATGTGGGCTTCTTTGGCCATGTCGCCTGATCTGGCACTGCTGAACGGGCTGACTGAGCCATTGCAGTACGCCTTTATGCAGCGATCCCTAGCGGTGGCAATTATGGTGGGGATCATCTGCTCAGTAGTGGGCAGCTACCTGATGGTGCAGCGCCTGGCTCTGCTGGGCGATGCCATTAGCCACTCGGTGCTGCCGGGGCTGGCGATCGCATTCTTGCTAGGCGTCAATATTTTTATCGGTGCCTTCATTGCTGGAGTGTTGAGCACCGTGATAATTGGCTGGATTCACACGCGATCGCCCATCAAAGAAGACGCCGCTATGGGTCTTGTCTTCTCGGCCTTTTTTGCTCTGGGCATAACGTTAATCACCACTATCCAAAAAGACAATAAGATCGACCTCAACCACTTTCTGTTTGGCAATATTCTGGGCGTAACGGCCGGGGAAGTGCGCGATACGGCCATTATTGCCGCCTTAGTACTCCTAGTCGTGGTTCTGCTCTACAAAGAGCTACTGTTCTATAGCTTTGATCCCCTCGGAGCCAAGGCCAGCGGTCTGCCCACTGGGCTGCTCCACGCCGGGCTAATGGTGCTGATTGCCCTCACTGTTGTGGCCAGCATGAAGGTGGTAGGGGTGATTCTGGTGCTGTCACTACTGATTGCGCCAGGAGCTACGGCCTACCTTCTGGTACCCCGTCTGCACCAGGTAATGCTGCTGGGCGCAGGGGTCGGGGTATTTTCGAGCGTCAGCGGCATGTATTTGAGCTATTACCTCAACCTGCCCTCCGGTCCGGCCATTGTGATGGTGGTATCGACGTTGTTTGCCTTAGCGTTTTTATTTAGCCCCCGTTATGGCGTGCTGATGGGCCCCAAACGATGGCCCTTTAGGGTCAGTCGTTAA